A genome region from Eubacteriales bacterium includes the following:
- a CDS encoding DEAD/DEAH box helicase: MEQNSYLNTLFKDFTSLLDSENDFSIIENALREIHFELIRRDLFNIPNREKEIIDDYTVLSKIGFYFITKIADKKSNLFANTAIKNQALELAGFCFEMLSKSSAINEALHWEYSLLSGISYSLSEKQANAIVMANSALGLYHSENIAINCMLYFIARRFKDIRKMHIPTQAEKDVITVLTSIKHFADSMLYRNSRKDEIEKLREAYERLYMTGSSLFYYLRLIYLVAIEMDRGAIRNLLSSHPNLEPYISVLTQIDTKNVYELWASQLFLLHPDNSLLSNDDRIPLVSMPTSAGKTLIAELAIFNVLSQNSGLAIYVVPSIALTNEIENNFFKRFHKVGIKVRKEIPDTEEVDTDTLLAESTILVLTPEKLDLLIRKRPVLMSTIQIIVFDEFHKVSANERGWLLETLIAWFILFKGEYKYKVVLMSAILSHVNKCIDNSLIDIIYSDWTPTRKLYGLYYLPIKSQIIYAKSKVKKQSIIKEPYNLCLRYNSKNKDIAHIFNKVSYGKKTVDGVDATKSDTKYDLCWRAIIGLSERPVLIYFFAKKDIKSFIKRAPKYLSPDNNVELNNLITTVQKQLGKDHLLCKYLNFGIGFHTGDLPEDVRASIENAYKNGVIKILACTTTLADGINLPVSTFIVGSYMSNNNYISDSDYKNIIGRIGRALIDTEGKIFLIRPPECYTVTDKKTLNRFVFPEKIETPLKSTLDNILPSDVESIINCLEDAELDGTLTIRELALNVLDRIQVFIFSVYETAADTTFDAFWEQYKNCFFINVKETGSLFLTAAARKYFYSAVRINAELLSKYNKTGLSYRSNLKLSDIATNIPVSFDLDEIISEEIFNNIITCKEFKPSIATINHFAIFKSWISGEAYYSIREKYFAEYNNEDATQKCTAYIREMFQYKLPWAFSSLLVFCGNFVSSLIGTLPQEIKYGTTNLNAIELCVGGINSRELSIAIANAYDNDLDKEAGGIEEWLVTLPQDKLKTILDKSFDYISLSQVSKYRSVRRTKTFEIKKTGYLDCNIAGLFYYKFQDAYNNNALNISSIVLLEQDVKNSYDIYAVKVFTSDHQYHLGYVPAQYSEEIFDLLESEMNVYAVVQFISAYKLSIKILCK, from the coding sequence ATGGAACAAAATAGTTACTTGAATACATTATTTAAAGACTTTACATCTCTTCTAGATAGTGAGAATGATTTTTCTATTATAGAAAATGCACTTCGAGAAATTCATTTTGAATTGATTAGAAGAGATTTATTTAATATTCCAAACAGAGAAAAGGAAATTATAGACGATTATACCGTACTAAGCAAAATAGGCTTTTATTTTATTACAAAAATTGCAGATAAAAAATCGAACTTATTTGCTAATACCGCTATCAAAAATCAAGCATTAGAATTAGCGGGTTTTTGTTTTGAAATGCTAAGCAAGTCTTCAGCAATTAATGAAGCTTTACATTGGGAATATTCTTTATTATCTGGAATTAGTTATTCACTATCTGAGAAACAGGCTAATGCAATCGTTATGGCTAATAGCGCTCTTGGGCTTTATCATTCAGAAAATATCGCAATAAACTGTATGCTTTATTTTATTGCAAGGCGATTTAAAGATATTCGGAAAATGCACATCCCCACTCAGGCAGAAAAGGACGTTATTACAGTTTTAACAAGCATAAAACACTTTGCAGATTCAATGTTATATAGAAATTCCCGCAAAGATGAGATCGAGAAGCTTCGTGAAGCTTATGAACGTTTATATATGACGGGCTCTTCATTATTCTATTATTTACGTCTTATATATCTTGTTGCTATAGAGATGGATAGAGGTGCAATTAGAAATTTATTATCAAGTCATCCCAACCTTGAGCCATATATAAGTGTTCTTACGCAGATTGATACTAAAAACGTTTACGAGTTGTGGGCATCACAGCTTTTTCTTCTTCATCCTGATAATTCATTGCTTTCAAACGATGACCGCATCCCCCTAGTGTCTATGCCAACAAGTGCTGGAAAAACTTTAATTGCTGAGCTTGCAATATTTAATGTATTATCACAGAATAGTGGCTTGGCTATTTATGTTGTTCCCTCAATCGCTTTGACTAATGAAATTGAAAATAATTTCTTTAAGCGTTTTCATAAGGTTGGAATTAAAGTGCGTAAAGAGATTCCAGACACAGAAGAAGTGGATACTGATACCTTATTGGCAGAGTCTACCATCCTGGTCTTAACGCCTGAAAAACTCGACTTATTAATACGTAAAAGGCCTGTCTTAATGTCGACTATACAGATTATCGTATTTGATGAATTTCACAAGGTATCTGCTAATGAACGTGGCTGGCTTTTAGAAACATTAATTGCGTGGTTTATACTATTTAAAGGAGAATACAAATATAAAGTTGTCCTAATGTCTGCTATTCTTAGTCACGTAAACAAGTGTATAGACAATTCACTTATTGATATTATTTATAGTGATTGGACTCCGACAAGAAAATTATATGGTCTATATTATTTGCCTATCAAATCTCAAATAATTTATGCAAAATCAAAGGTTAAAAAACAGTCCATAATTAAAGAGCCATATAATTTATGTTTAAGATATAACTCAAAAAATAAAGACATTGCTCATATTTTTAATAAGGTTAGTTATGGCAAGAAAACGGTAGACGGAGTTGATGCAACCAAATCTGATACAAAATATGATTTATGTTGGAGAGCCATTATTGGTTTATCTGAACGCCCTGTTTTAATCTATTTCTTTGCAAAGAAAGATATAAAGAGTTTCATCAAGCGAGCTCCCAAGTATTTATCGCCTGATAATAATGTAGAGCTGAATAATCTAATTACCACTGTTCAAAAACAATTAGGGAAAGATCATTTGCTATGCAAATATTTGAATTTTGGAATTGGCTTTCATACTGGCGATTTACCTGAGGATGTTAGAGCTTCAATTGAAAATGCATATAAAAATGGGGTTATAAAAATACTTGCGTGTACAACAACTCTTGCCGATGGTATAAATTTACCTGTGAGCACATTTATAGTTGGATCGTACATGTCAAATAATAATTATATTAGCGATAGCGATTATAAGAACATTATTGGACGAATTGGCCGAGCATTAATTGATACGGAGGGAAAAATATTTTTAATTCGTCCACCAGAATGCTACACAGTTACCGATAAGAAGACTTTAAACAGATTTGTTTTTCCGGAAAAAATTGAGACACCATTAAAAAGTACACTAGATAATATTTTGCCGTCGGACGTAGAGTCGATAATTAATTGTTTAGAAGATGCTGAACTGGATGGGACTTTGACGATTCGGGAATTAGCTTTAAATGTTTTAGACCGTATACAAGTCTTCATTTTTTCTGTCTACGAAACTGCAGCAGATACTACATTTGATGCGTTTTGGGAACAATACAAAAACTGTTTTTTTATTAATGTAAAAGAAACAGGTTCCTTATTTTTAACTGCCGCAGCACGAAAATATTTTTATTCTGCTGTAAGGATAAATGCAGAACTTCTTTCAAAATACAATAAGACAGGGCTATCATATCGGTCAAATCTAAAACTGTCAGACATCGCTACTAATATACCTGTAAGCTTTGATCTTGATGAGATTATATCTGAAGAAATATTTAACAATATAATCACCTGCAAGGAGTTTAAGCCCTCCATTGCAACCATAAACCACTTTGCAATATTCAAATCTTGGATTAGCGGAGAAGCATATTATTCAATTCGGGAAAAATATTTTGCAGAGTATAATAATGAGGATGCTACACAAAAATGCACGGCTTATATCAGAGAAATGTTCCAATATAAATTACCTTGGGCTTTTAGTTCTTTGCTTGTATTTTGCGGTAACTTCGTAAGCTCATTGATTGGTACATTACCGCAAGAAATTAAGTATGGTACGACTAATCTTAATGCAATAGAACTTTGTGTTGGTGGCATTAATTCCCGTGAGCTGTCTATTGCTATTGCTAATGCTTATGACAATGATCTTGATAAAGAGGCCGGCGGTATAGAAGAATGGTTAGTAACATTACCGCAAGATAAATTGAAAACTATATTGGACAAATCCTTTGATTATATTTCCCTAAGCCAGGTTTCAAAATATCGTTCCGTAAGAAGGACAAAGACTTTTGAAATAAAGAAAACCGGCTATCTGGATTGTAATATCGCAGGCTTATTTTATTATAAATTTCAAGACGCATACAATAATAATGCTCTTAATATTAGCTCCATTGTTCTCTTGGAACAAGACGTCAAAAACTCATATGATATCTACGCTGTAAAAGTATTTACAAGTGATCATCAATATCATCTGGGATATGTCCCAGCTCAATATTCAGAAGAAATATTCGATCTACTTGAAAGTGAAATGAATGTATACGCAGTTGTTCAATTCATCTCTGCATATAAACTATCCATAAAAATATTATGCAAATAG
- a CDS encoding TFIIB-type zinc ribbon-containing protein, which yields MEISIPTDDEGYVLLKCSKCGSYFKITPTDYEDNKLLFIYCPSCGLSSDNYITEDVLELAIAMIKNVEVELIYSEMKKWERQLSNEMVTFKVGRKPSQEPENPIRSSIEALVIKHFRCCNRDAKIKPMLKFTGCYCPFCGVKEYEVECD from the coding sequence ATGGAAATTTCTATTCCCACTGATGATGAAGGGTATGTTCTTCTAAAATGTTCTAAATGCGGGAGTTATTTTAAAATTACTCCAACCGATTACGAAGATAATAAATTGCTATTCATTTATTGTCCAAGTTGTGGTTTAAGTAGCGATAATTATATTACAGAAGATGTTTTGGAATTGGCAATAGCTATGATTAAAAATGTTGAGGTGGAGTTAATTTATAGTGAGATGAAAAAATGGGAAAGACAATTAAGCAATGAAATGGTGACATTTAAAGTAGGGCGAAAACCTAGCCAAGAACCAGAAAATCCTATTAGGTCTAGTATAGAAGCGTTAGTAATCAAACATTTTCGGTGTTGTAATCGAGATGCAAAAATAAAACCGATGTTGAAATTCACTGGTTGTTACTGCCCATTTTGCGGAGTGAAAGAATATGAAGTTGAATGTGATTGA